The following nucleotide sequence is from uncultured Draconibacterium sp..
TAATTGTGGATTCCGTAATTCATCCTCAAATTTTGAATGACAACCTTTCCTTTTGCGAAGATCACCAATCCGTTTTAATCGAAGCAGTGCCAGAAGGTGGTGTACTTTCGGGCACAGGTGTTTCAGAGCTTTATTTTGACCCGGCTGTGACAGGACCGGGAACACATACGCTAACTTACACGGTAACTGAAAACGATTGTACAGGAGAATTTGTATTCCAAATTGTTGTTTACGAAAAAACAGAAGTTGATCTTGGTCCTGATCAGGTTTTAGGAATTGAAGATTCCATATCCCTAAATATTCCAAACTCGGATTGTTCAATTATTTGGTGCAATGGCTCAACCGAAGCCTATCTTACAATTGTTGCCAGCGAACTCGGACTGGGCATCCATCCGGTTTGGGTAAAAGTTTTCAATGAAAGTTCTTGTTATTCGACAGACACCATGTTTGTTACCGTGGAAAATTTTAATGCTGTTACGGAGGAGGAAACTAAGGACGGAATTCTTATATATCCAAATCCTGCAAATAAAGGATTTACAGTGCAGTTAAATCAAAATGAAACAATTGATGAGCTAATAGTATTTACGACCACAGGGGAAATGCTGATAAATAAGCAGGCGGCAACAACCTCCTATTTTGATATTTCGTTTCTCTCATCAGGCGTATATTTCATAAAAATAAAAACAAACCTGCGAACGGCACAAATATGCCTGCTAAAACTATAATAAGCACTGAACTTGATTGTAATACAAATGAGTGCTAAAATTCTCGGCAGCCGAGAAATATTAATGGCTGTAGATGATAAAATCGATATTTTGACTTTATACCCCTTGCTTTAAAAGCTTATTCGGAGCGTTATTCCTGTTGGAGAGCTTTGTGGATGCGAACAATAAAATCCGCCAGGAATTACTTCCATCTGAAGGGAATTGGAAAATTGGACTTTGCGTATTCTTTCTATTCGTGATATTCCGGTTATATACATCGTAAATCCAATGATCGCGACTGCGACTCCCCCGGCCATCAATGTAGCCGCTGTAATGCGCATTATACCTCTACCTCCCGACGAACAGTCATCGTTTAGTGTGGCCCCGCCTAAAATTCCAATTAATCCCGCCGCTGCCCCAGCTAAAGCCAAAGTTTCACCTGTGCGTTCCAGGTTCATCGCTTTTTGATAATACAAATTAAGGTCCTCTCCAGAAATCTGTTGCAGGTTTTTTACAGAGTAAGTTCGTTGAGCATTGCCGGCAACAACCAGCAACAGAAAAATCAATCCGGTGATTAAATACTTTTTTATAGCCGTTCATTTTTGGTTTGCTAAACAAGTTGCAAAATAACACACTGATATTCAACAATTATAGAAAATAACACCCCGTTAACAAACCTTCATTTCACAAATATGTTATTGAATAGTAACACAATCAAAGTGTAAACTTTTTAAAACAAATTATTTCTGAATTTGTGTGAGTTCCTGTCCCGATTGTTATCGGGATTGTGAACATTCAGAAATCAAAATTTTTTAAACAGATGAAACAACTTGTAATAACTTTTCTGATTGTACTTATTTCGTTAACTAGCTGGTCAAAACGAACAAGTATTCCTTTAATTGGTGATAAAGCACCCTCATTTTCAGAAAAATCAACAAACGGAATATTGAACTTTCCAGAGGATTTTGGCACCAACTGGAAAATATTATTCAGCCATCCGCTGGATTTTACCGCTGTTTGTACTTCAGAGTTGTGTGGTCTTGCCCGCAACCAGGAAAAGATGAATGCATTGGGAGTAAAAGTAGCCGTTATTTCAATTGATGAAATTGACAGACATTTATTGTGGAAAGAATTTATGGAAAGGGTGCTAACGGATGAAGGTACAACCACAAAAATTGAATACCCTATTGTAGCTGATCTTTCGGGAGAAGTATCGAAAAAATACGGGATGTTGCATCATTCGATAAACGACAAAAGAGATGTTAGAGGTGTATTTATTATTGACCCGAACAATATTATTCAGGCCATTTCTTTTTACCCGATGAATGTTGGACGAAATATGGATGAAATACTGCGAACTGTTGAAGCATTGCAACTTACACAAAAAGGGAATGTGCTTACACCTATGAACTGGCAACCAGGCGACGACGTGCTTGTTCCTCATAAGCCATATACATCTGACGAATTAGAGCAAAATCCGGAACTAAAAGACCAGTATTACCATAAAGGCGAATACATGTGGTTTAAAAAGATGAAGAAATAAATACTGAATAAGTTGTCGGAAAATGTCTATTGCTTAAGATAAACTCCTGTCGACTTTCGGCTAAATAAGTCCCGGCCTATACCAATGCACTCCAATTTCGGAATTTCATCCATGTAACTCAAATCATGGTTTCTACTCAATACCAGTACGTCATCGTGATTGGCCAGGTAGTCTATTAAATTCTGCTCGTCTTGAAAAACAGGAATTCTTGTTGGCGAATAGAAAGCAAACGCATGATGGAAATCTTTGTAGGCAACTACTTCCTTATGCGCACTTACTATTTCCTTATATTTTTGAACAGGTGATTGATCATCCAAAACCTGAAAAGGCTTCCAAAAGATTATACATGTAGTTACCATAAAAGCAGTAGCAATAGCAAGCAATCCATACTCTGAAGATTTTTTTCTTAACACCAAAGCAACAACTCCTCCAACAGGCAGCGTAATCATAAACCAGGCGATCCAACGGACATTTTGTAACGGAGAATTATTCATAAAAAAGAATACTGCAATTGGTAGTAATATGGCCATAAACACCATTATATAAGTTTCAATCCTAGTTTTGCGAAGCGATTCCGGGTTATTACTGAGGTCTGCTATAGTACTCCCAATCATCAAGCTAAAAAAAGGATAAGCCGGCGAAGTATAATTTATCAACTTGGTTTGTGATAGCGCATAAAAACCAACAACAACTAATGTTGATAAAGCAGCCATAACCATCAAAGGATTGTTTTTTCGTTGCCGCCACGTTTCTTTAAAAGCACGAATAGCAAATACAGAAAATGGAAGCAAACCTGCCAGTACGAAAATAAAAGGCATTACAAACGGTCCGTGATGCCCACTTATGCCGGAATCAAACCGATTTAAATTATGCTCGAAAAAGAATATTCGTGTCCATTGTCCACCGGTTTTTACATGTACAGCATAGTACCAAGGCAAAGCCACAACCGCAACAAGTAAAATTCCCCACCACGGTTTTAGATCCAGTATGCATTTCCAAGTTAATGTTTTTGTAACCAGCATAAAAAGCAAAACTGTCAGTCCTGGTAACATCAAGCCAACCGGTCCTTTGGCAAAGATTCCTAATCCCAGGAAAATATACATCAAAGCAAACCACTTCCACTTACGCGAATGCCAGCCCTCATAAAAAAAGTAAATGGAAAGCGTGTGACAAAAAATAAGATACGGATCAGGGGTGGCCAGCCGAAACTGGATGATAAGATGCAGTGAGGCCAGCATGGTTAAAGCCGACCACCAGGCAGCTTTTTCACTCCAGTGGCGTCGTGCAATCCAGAAAGTTGCCAATACAACCAATAAACCACAAAGAGCCGAAAAAAACCGGGCACCAGCTTCGTTTATACCTAATAAATAATACCCCGCAATCATTCCGTAATATTCCATTGCCGGTTTATCTGTCCGAAGTTCTCCGTTAAAAGTTGGTACAATCCACTCCTTTTTTTGCATCATTTCGCGAGCGCATTCGGCATTTCTTGCTTCTGCACGTTGAAAAACACTTGTACCTCCCAAAAACGAAAAAAACAATAAAACACTAAACAACAGAATTAATAAAAAATATTTCATCTCCTAATTTTATATACACAAAGCTATAATTTCCCACTTTAAACAAGCCAATACTTGTATTGTTTTAATAAAAATTACAGCCTTTTTTTGCGATCCACTTGTTCCGAAAATTCGTCCAAGCTTTACCTCTTCCCTGAACAAACACTGTTACTAATTATGGCAAAGATCTAAAATTCATACAGTTTTGAATCTTAAACATTATATAGTTGTAATAATATAGAATAATCACCAATCGAATTACCAGAGGCGCAATAGATGCAACCGGAGTTGCAACCTACAAGTAAAAAGAGCTTCCTTTTGTTTTACAAAAGCTGGAAAGGCTGCATAAGGCGACTACCAACTCGCCTTTGTACATTCTAAATATCTTCTTTGGAATTTCATTGCGATTCTTCTCGGGTTCGGCATTTCTTATGTCCACCAAAACAAATAAAGTATTGCGAAAAGGTGTAATTGTGGCAATTGCCGGAATTGTGTTCGCAATAATTATGGTATTCGTTTAACTACTTTAGAAATCTATTTTATAACAGAATGAGAACATATTGAATCTTCTTTGTTTTCCCTATAAATTTCAGGTTATATAGTGCATAAGCCAAAAGGCTTTATTTTATTTGTTTAACGGGTGATGCTAAATTCGCAAAAAAATAAAAAAGTATTAGTTTTACGCATCAAAAAAATAACCTGAATGATAATTGAAACCTTTTCATACCCCAGAGCTGCCGTAATTGGCAATCCATCGGATGGATACTATGGAAAAACCATCGCCTTCGTATTCTCCAATTTCAGGGCAAATGTTCAGCTCTATCAGACTCCTGAGTTGGAGATTAAGCCACAGCGCCTGGATATTACAACATACAAAGACATGCAATCGCTGGTTGAAGACATTAACTTTGCCGGTTATTATGGAGGTATGCGTTTGCTAAAGGGAATGATAAAGGTATTTTATGAGCACTGTGTGAAGAATAACATTCAGTTAGCCAGCAAAAATTTTACAATTCGCTATCAATCAAATATTCCTTTACGGTTAGGATTAGCCGGATCAAGTGCCATTTTATCGGCATTTTTAAAAGCAATGTGTTTGTTTTATGAAGTTTACATTGACCCGGCCACATTTGCGAACCTGGTACTTTCGGTTGAAAACGGAGAACTGGGCATTTCGGCCGGATTGCAAGACCGTGTTGCTCAAGCTTTTGAAAAACCCGTTTTTATGGATTTTAATAAGAAAATGATGGAAGAAAAAGGGCACGGTAAGTATAAGGTTTTAAATACCACCAATTTCCCTAACTTTTACATTGCTTTTCGAAAAAATCTTTCTGAAGGTACGGAAACAGTTCATAATAATTTGAAAGCACGTTTTAATATTGGTGAAGAAAAAGTGCTCGAGGCCATGAAGCGTTGGGGACAAATTACTGAAGAGTTTAAAACAGCCTTGTTTAATAAAGATTGTGAATTAATGCACCATCTGATCGATGAAAACTTCGATCTGCGTCGTTCATTAATTCCTATTAGCAAAGGAAATATTGAAATGGTTGAAATAGCTCGATCAGTCGGTGCCAGCGCAAAGTTTACAGGTTCGGGAGGTGCAATTATTGGCACGTATAAGGACGAACTTATGTATAGTAAACTAAAAAGCACACTTAATAATAATAACATTGAAGTAATAAAACCAAACATCGTTAACAATTAAAAAATGGTAAAAAAAGCAGTAATTCCTGCTGCCGGTTATGGTACGCGTTTCTTGCCCGCCACTAAATCGCAGCCCAAGGAAATGATTCCAATTATAGATACCCCCGTAATACAATATGTAGTTGAAGAAGCTGTGGAAAGTGGAATCACAGATATTTTAATGATTATCGGTAAAGGGAAACGAGCCATCGAAGAACATTTCGACAGAAGTCCGATCCTGGAAGAATCGCTCCTGAGAAAACAAAACCTGAAAATGCTCGATAAAATCCGGTCGATTTCGAACATGGCCAACATACATTTTGTGTGGCAAAAAGAGATGAATGGACTGGGAGATGCTATTCTACACGCCAAATGCCATGTGGGTAACGAACCTTTTGTTATTCTGCTGGGTGATACACTGGTACAAAGCGAGGATGGTCCGGTTACCAAACAATTAATTGATGTGTACAATAAAAATAAAGGTTCGGTAATTGCTTTGGAAGAAGTTGAACCAAAGAATGTAAGTAAGTACGGAGTGATTGACGGCACACCAATTTCAGATTGTGTGGTGCAGGCAAAAGGCTGGATTGAAAAACCATCGATTGAAGAGGCCCCTTCGAATCTTGCAGTTGCCAGTAGGTATTTATTTACTCCTGAAATTTTTGACTACCTGGAAAAGACACTTCCGGGTAAAAACAACGAAATACAACTTACCGATGCGATGAAAGAAATGG
It contains:
- a CDS encoding glycosyltransferase family 39 protein, whose amino-acid sequence is MKYFLLILLFSVLLFFSFLGGTSVFQRAEARNAECAREMMQKKEWIVPTFNGELRTDKPAMEYYGMIAGYYLLGINEAGARFFSALCGLLVVLATFWIARRHWSEKAAWWSALTMLASLHLIIQFRLATPDPYLIFCHTLSIYFFYEGWHSRKWKWFALMYIFLGLGIFAKGPVGLMLPGLTVLLFMLVTKTLTWKCILDLKPWWGILLVAVVALPWYYAVHVKTGGQWTRIFFFEHNLNRFDSGISGHHGPFVMPFIFVLAGLLPFSVFAIRAFKETWRQRKNNPLMVMAALSTLVVVGFYALSQTKLINYTSPAYPFFSLMIGSTIADLSNNPESLRKTRIETYIMVFMAILLPIAVFFFMNNSPLQNVRWIAWFMITLPVGGVVALVLRKKSSEYGLLAIATAFMVTTCIIFWKPFQVLDDQSPVQKYKEIVSAHKEVVAYKDFHHAFAFYSPTRIPVFQDEQNLIDYLANHDDVLVLSRNHDLSYMDEIPKLECIGIGRDLFSRKSTGVYLKQ
- a CDS encoding redoxin domain-containing protein — its product is MKQLVITFLIVLISLTSWSKRTSIPLIGDKAPSFSEKSTNGILNFPEDFGTNWKILFSHPLDFTAVCTSELCGLARNQEKMNALGVKVAVISIDEIDRHLLWKEFMERVLTDEGTTTKIEYPIVADLSGEVSKKYGMLHHSINDKRDVRGVFIIDPNNIIQAISFYPMNVGRNMDEILRTVEALQLTQKGNVLTPMNWQPGDDVLVPHKPYTSDELEQNPELKDQYYHKGEYMWFKKMKK
- the galU gene encoding UTP--glucose-1-phosphate uridylyltransferase GalU; this encodes MVKKAVIPAAGYGTRFLPATKSQPKEMIPIIDTPVIQYVVEEAVESGITDILMIIGKGKRAIEEHFDRSPILEESLLRKQNLKMLDKIRSISNMANIHFVWQKEMNGLGDAILHAKCHVGNEPFVILLGDTLVQSEDGPVTKQLIDVYNKNKGSVIALEEVEPKNVSKYGVIDGTPISDCVVQAKGWIEKPSIEEAPSNLAVASRYLFTPEIFDYLEKTLPGKNNEIQLTDAMKEMVKSHPMYGMKFNGKRYDIGNKMGFLKTNIEFGLKDPEIGEDMKMWIKEFAKQL